From one Pseudoliparis swirei isolate HS2019 ecotype Mariana Trench chromosome 5, NWPU_hadal_v1, whole genome shotgun sequence genomic stretch:
- the spata1 gene encoding spermatogenesis-associated protein 1 → MALCCESMRYPENRRPASRKFVELHVLFVPEDQWNVKLNKVPAEAIESFTSAGFIRVYPETTLKTLRSELGALLGPERHFERFSFLKCVGRSLALVKSKQEKDLKVKTFAPPYAPQPELYLLPTVEIDSSVCSQSLITDTSSSSPDHQTYNHPPETCTLPAGTKEPVKFPLIPQCSHKPPPTPSLEEEEEHEEQSYSSSEAEGEHEEEGLSSNQSQWADPGCCPRKPHIQRTTQLVSQNKGNITASQQREADSAQVKESPENKDKDTCKKKKQYQRQNRAPLEDRDSGFSLTDGLCKSKDVRALKSIRTKPTSAVTDRPVGLSRCVALASPPPGRAFPVATQKTTASPVFQTNREELIEEIKLVREERKKLEWTRQELLRKGKDLLSQNRHRRNQARDSWKKKYFETKKATAPLEENLRNLRQELETLYNKLLHQLQARDNRGKPWRQGRSSVKNELIIQIMTESHEIDNLKRKVEDSKMKLVTEIKLRKQAATELKALKAELAQKKSQSSRPGPTSSLCFGKTTRDRPQVQSTSI, encoded by the exons ATGGCGCTGTGTTGTGAGTCGATGCGATATCCTGAGAACAGAAGACCGGCCAGTCGCAAG TTTGTGGAGCTCCATGTGCTGTTTGTTCCAGAAGACCAGTGGAATGTGAAGCTCAATAAGGTCCCTGCCGAAGCCATAGAGAGCTTCACATCTGCCGGCTTCATCAG GGTGTATCCTGAAACCACCCTGAAAACTCTGAGGAGCGAGCTGGGAGCTCTTCTTGGTCCTGAGAGGCACTTCGAAAGATTTTCCTTCCTCAAATGTGTGGGACGCAGTTTGGCTCTA GTCAAGAGCAAACAGGAGAAGGATCTGAAAGTGAAAACATTTGCTCCACCCTAT GCTCCGCAGCCAGAGCTTTACCTGCTTCCCACTGTGGAGATCGACAGCAGTGTTTGCTCCCAGTCGCTCATCACAgacaccagcagcagctccccagaccaccagacctacAACCACCCTCCCGAGACGTGCACCCTGCCAGCAGGAACAAAAGAGCCTGTTAAATTCCCCCTCATCCCCCAGTGTTCCCATAAGCCACCTCCCACTCCAAgcctggaagaggaggaagaacatgAGGAGCAGAGCTATAGTTCTTCAGAGGCagaaggagaacatgaagaggagggtctctctTCCAACCAGTCACAGTGGGCTGATCCGGGATGTTGCCCGAGGAAGCCTCATATTCAAAGGACAACACAGCTCGTTTCACAGAATAAAGGCAACATTACAG CTTCACAACAACGTGAAGCTGATTCAGCTCAGGTGAAGGAGTCGCCTGagaacaaagacaaagacacctgcaaaaagaagaaacagtACCAAAGGCAGAACAGAGCGCCTCTGGAGGACAGAGATTCAGGCTTCTCCCTCACAGACGG GCTCTGCAAATCGAAAGATGTACGTGCATTGAAGTCCATCAGGACTAAACCAACAAGTGCG GTGACAGATCGTCCAGTTGGGTTGTCTCGGTGTGTTGCTCTCGCCTCTCCCCCTCCAGGTCGAGCCTTCCCTGTGGCCACTCAAAAGACCACGGCCTCTCCCGTCTTTCAGACAAACA GAGAGGAACTGATTGAGGAAATCAAGCTGGtgagggaagagagaaagaaactgGAGTGGACAAGGCAAGAGTTGCTCAGAAAAGGGAAAGATTTGTTGTCTCAAAACCGACATCGCAGGAACCAAG CACGTGACAGTTGGAAAAAGAAATATTTTGAGACCAAGAAGGCCACAGCACCATTGGAGGAAAATCTGAGAAACCTCCGACAGGAGTTGGAGACACTTTACAACAAACTCTTGCACCAGCTCCAGGCCAGAGATAACAGAGGGAAGCCATGGCGACAGGGCAGATCTTCCGTAAAG AATGAGCTCATCATTCAGATCATGACAGAGAGCCATGAGATTGACAACCTGAAGAGGAAGGTAGAGGATTCTAAGATGAAGCTGGTGACAGAGATAAAG TTGAGGAAACAGGCTGCCACGGagctgaaggccctgaaggctGAGCTGGCCCAGAAGAAGAGTCAGTCCTCTCGTCCTGGTCCTACGTCATCGCTGTGCTTCGGAAAGACCACACGGGACAGACCACAAGTTCAAAGCACCTCCATTTAA